A segment of the Desulfofundulus kuznetsovii DSM 6115 genome:
CTCGGCCACGTCAAAAACAAAATCCCCGGTGGTGGTATTCACCTGGCCGCCGCCCATTTTCTTCACCAGAAGACCATTTTTTGTCTCCCTGATGATCTTTTCCGGGTCCATCCTGCCCGGGGCTATGTAGGTATTGCCCATGCGGGGGATGGGTTTGTGCTGGTAGGACTCCCGGCGGCCGTGGCCGTTGGATGCTTTCCCTTCCCGCGAAGCGGTGAGCCGGTCGTACATGTAGTCCGTAAGCTCGCCTTTTTCAATCAGGGTTACTTTCCGGGCCGGCACCCCCTCGTCGTCAAAGCGGTAAGAACCATAATGGCCGGCCATGCTGGCGTCATCGATAACGGTAACAATGTCGGCAGCCACCTTTTGCCCCTTTTTGCCGGCATAAACCGAAAGCTTCTTCTGAACCAGATCCGCCTCCAGGCCGTGGCCGCAGGCTTCGTGAACCATGGTCCCTCCGGCCTCCCCGGCCATCACCACGGGCATTTTACCGGTGGGGGCTGGCTGCGCCTTTAGCATCTCCACGGCCCGCCGGGCCGCGATTTCCGCCACCGACTCGGGGCGATAACGCTCCAGCAGCTCAAAGCCGGTCAGGCCGCCCACGGCCTCGTAACCCGTTTGAATGGTCGGCCCCTCGGCAGCCACCACCTGCACCATCAGGCGGGTGCGGATGCGCTCGTCTTCCACATATTCACCGGCGCTGTTGGCAATGACCACCTTCTGGACCACGTCCCCGTAGCCCACCATTACCTGCTTGATTTTCTCCACATCCACGGCCCGGGCGGCCCGGTCGGCGGCCTGGACCGCCTCCACCTTGCGTTCCGGCTTGACCTCATCGGGACGCTCTACCACGGGAAAATCCACCAGCGGCCGCACCCGGCGCAGGTCCAGGTGGTAGTCCTTTTTCTCCCCCCGGGAAGCATGACTGACAATGCGGGCGGCTTCGAGGAGGCCTTCCCTGCTCAGGTCGTTGGTATAGGCATAGGCCGTGGAATCACCGTTTATCACGCGGATGCCGCCACCCATATCTATACCCGAATGAACCCGCTCGATCTTGCCGCCTTCAAGGCCGACACCCGTAGCCCGCTTGTGCTCGACAAAAATATCGGCAAAATCTCCCCCGCCGGCCAGGGCGAGATCCAGAACTTCCTTTAACAACTGTTCATCGACCAAAAAGAATCACCTCTTAGCGGGATTAATCTATGCACATTAAGTAATATTGTTAATAAAAATTTAACAATTTATACCTCTTTACTATAACCTAAATTAAGCCCATTTCTTTAAAACAGGCAATGGCAGATGGAAGGGGGTCCTGCCAGAGCCAGTCTACCTTCAACCAGAAACCGGGGAGGACCTCTGAGTGATAAATGCCGTTCTGGTCAGGCCAGATGGTCCGGTAGCGTCCGTTTTCTCCCAACCGGAAGAACTCCGCCTGCTGACGGTCCGGATCGATGAGCCAGTACTCCCGCACACCGGAGGCCTCGTATTCTACGTATTTTTCTTCCCGGTCCCGAACCAGGCTTTCTGGAGAAGTTACCTCCACAATAAGATCGGGAGCGCCATCCATGTATGTTTCCTTTAAAAAGGGAAGCTTTTCGTTGCTGACGAAAAGAATATCCGGTTCCCGTCCCCGCCGTAAAGTTCCGGGGAGGCGCACCAGAAAGGGAGCGGTTAAGATCTCACCCAGATTTTTTAACAGGGCAAATTCCCGCAAGAGACTTGATAGAAGCATAATTATTTTCTGGTGCTTACTTGCCGCCGGCGTCAAGATTATAACCTCCCCGTCCACCCATTCCGCCCGGGTATCCTCATCGCACCAGGCCAGAAATTCCTCAAAGGTGATCCTGCCCGCCGGCAAAGGTTTAGTGGTCTGGTAACGAGAAGCCGCCTCGCGGACATCAGACATTGCTTTTACCTCCCCTCCGGTGTAACCGGGGTTTTGAAGCGGGTTTTTCAAGATTATACCGGTAAGGTTGCCGGCAGGCAAGGGACGGGGAACTTGTCAAAACATCATCCTGAACCAGCTTACCCGTCATACCAACTGGCGGGGGGCGTGGTCGAAATACGAACCCGCCCGGTAACCGGGGCTACAATCACATAGCAAAAGGAATTGCTCGTCCTGCTCATTAAAGTTATCGTACCACCACCGGGGAGGGGTGATCCGCTCGAAGTAAAACGCAATGCTTTTTCCCCACCGGGAAATACGGCCCAGACCAGATCCACGCTGGCAGGCAGGACCACCTTTTTGTGGGTATTCAATCCGCTAACCAGGTAGTATCGATCCTTTGTCACATCAAAAATTATCTCGAAGACCTGACCGTATGTACTCATATTCTCCTGCTGGCAGGTCCGGATGTCCTGAGCCAGTTGCCGGGCGGTCATAAAAAGCATCTGGTGCAAAAGGCCGCTTTTGGAGGCGGGAAAAGCCATGGCCAGCACAAAAAAAGAAATACCCACCAGCACCAGCAATTCCACCAGGCTGTAGCCTCCTGCCTTTTTCTCCCCCCGCGCGCACCTGACGGCAGCAAAATCCTTCAGGTAGTCCAGCTGATTTTCCGGATCGGTCTTCTGCCCTGCGCAAGGTACCCTGGCGTACAGCACGACATTTGAAGGCTCTTTCCGGCATATCAACACCAGAACGCGGTAAAGCATTTTCTCCGTAATTCGCCCCTTCCATGCAGTGGTCACCGGAGCTCCCGGCCTGCCTTCTCAGACCCACACAACGCGAACATGCTTGCCCCATGTTTTCCGGCAAACTCCATAAATTTACCCCAGGGAGACTACCATGACCTGGCCGCACTGAGCGAATGATTCCAGCGCTGTAATACAAAAAATCAGGGCCGGTTTTGAATGCACCAGTTGTAGTTATCACTTGTTGAAATAATAGACCTCTTCGGCTACCCCCATTGTTTTCCCGGCAAACAGACTTTCGCCTGTAAATCCTGACGCATCTCCAGTACCGGGTGATTCCGGAGCCCCGCTCGTGCCGGGCGGCGCAGGTAGCCCTTTTAGCTGACCGGCCAACTCCGGAATGGGCGCCACACCCCCCGCCGGAGCGAAAATATTATAGCGGCCGGTAAGCCACTTCTCCATTTCCTCCAATTGGAGCCTACCCCTGGGTGACTTGTCGGCATAGATGACTACGCTGAGTACAGCCTTAATCCTGCCGGGTGTGGGAGTACCTTCCATCTTGATGCCCCTGATCTCGACCAGGTTACAGAGGGCACCCTGCTCCAGGCTTTTGCAAAAGCCCAGCACGTCCCTGAAGTTCCCTTCAACGGAGATGGTTACGGGCAGCTCCAGGGTGAATTTTTGCTCCCTGATCCCGCCGGGCTCCACCCCCGTTACGTCCACGTTTCTGGCCGCCGCCTCCAGGCCCAGCAGGACAATGTCCCCTCCCTTCCTTAACTCTGTGGCAAATTGCTTCCCCAGAATGTTCGCCTCTCCCCTGGTTCTTTCCAGTTTCTCACTTTCATCCTTTAAAGCGGCAGCAACGGCCCGGTAGCTGGCCAGTTTTTCCTGGGCACTCTTTAATTCCTGGCGAGTCTTCATGTAAGCTTTTGCCTGGGGCACCAGGATAAATTGGTAAAGGCAAAACCCCAGCCCCAGGGCCAGAAGGATAATCAACAGCACCCTTTCCCTGCGGCTCATTTTCTCCCCAAAAAAGGCCATTAGCGACCCTTTTCCTCCTTCAAGTAACCAGTAACTTCAAAGGCAAAGCCATCTTTCCCCGCACTTATCTTTTTTAGCTCTACCCTTTCGAAGTATCCGAGTTGATAAAGGTTATGCTCAAACACGCCCACTGAGGAAAGAGTGCGGGAAACGCCTTTAAAAACCATGACGTTGGGCTTCGCCGGTGGCCCGCCTCCTTCCCTGTCTTTTGAAGGCTGGCTTCCTGCACTCTTTGAAGCTGCTGCTTCGCCTTCATTCTTTCCTTCCTGGCTCTGCTGGTTGGAAATCTCAAGCCCTGTCAGCCACAGATCCACGGGCGTAATGGAGCCCAACCTGGAAATGATCTCGCTCCAGGTTTTTCTTTCCTTTAAAGTGGCGCTGTACTCTTTTATAGCTCCTTCCAGATCCTGCCTTTCCTTTTTCATGGCCTCCACCCGGGCAACTACCGATTCCAGATCAGCAATTTGCTGCCTGGTAAAGGCCAGTTCGTTCTTCATGAGCAGAAAGTTCAACGGGAAAAACACGCACGCACCCAAAAATCCGCCAATAAGAGTGGTGGCTCCTGCCAGGATAAGCAACCGGCGGACATCAATGGTGCTCTCGCGCTGCAGTTTGGGCGGCAGCAAGTTGACCCGGTACATCACACCACTTCCCTTAAAGCCAGGCCGATGGCCACTGCATAAGCAGGATCGTACGGACCCTCATCCGGCAGCCTGATATCCGGCAGCCCCACTTCCACAGGTATCCCCAGTGATTCCTGCAGGTGTCCCGGCAGCTCTTTCAACTTGACCGCCCCGCCGCTTAAAATAACCCTTTCCACCTGGACCTTTTCCTGCGCGGAGTAAAACTCCAGCGATCTTTTCAGCTCCCTGGCTATTTCCATGATGCCGCCGTGAAAGAGATCGGATGCCTGGAGGAGACCCGGAAGACCAGAGCTTTCTTCCTCCCTAGATGCGGCTGCCTCCAGCTTCATTTTCTCTGCTTCGGCAAACTCCACTCCGTAGGTATTGGCTAAAAACGCAGTTACGGCATTGCCTCCCACGGGCAAAAGGCGCAAAAAACGGACTATCCCCTCCCGCACCACCACCAGGTGCGAGTTCTTCGCCCCAATGTCTGCAATGGCCACCGTACCCGGTGCGCCGCGGCCAAACAGGCGCCATAAGGCAAAAGCCTGCAGGTCAACAGCGGTGACCAGCAGCCCGGCACGGGAAAAGATGCTGTGGTACTGGTAAACCACCGCTGCCGGCACGGCCAGGATCAGCAAGCTCCGGCCTTCTCCGGTGACCCCCTCTATTTCCCGAACCTCTCTCGTCCGCGGGATAAAAATTCTTATCCGCGGCGTTTTTCTCGACTCGTTCTCCTCTTCTTCCAGCCACACGGACCTGATAATTAACTGGTCCACCGGTGTGGGCACAAATCGTTCCACCTCGAAGCGCACGGCCTTCTCCAGTTCCTTTTCTTCCATTGGCGGCAGGCGCACGATACGGCCGATAACATTTTCACCGCCGATGCAGGTAATTACTTCCTTTAACCTGGGATTGGCAATTTCTTTGAGCGCCTCAACAAGTTTTTCTTCATCGAATTCTTTGGACCACACCCCCTGCGGGCTGGGACAGCGCCGCAGGGCCACCACTTCCGGCTCGCCGTCAATCACTTTTACTTCCGCTACTTTTACTTCGTGAGTGCCAACGTCTATGCCCATGAAGTGCGTTTTGCGGGGGAGGAAGTTTTTCAAAATCACCTTTAACCAACCCATTTCGTAATTTTCACTTCCGACGTGCTCCAAGTTAGTGATTGCTCGTATGCCCTGAGTATGCTTTCGTCTTGTGTTACTGAAATCGTGTTGCCATTTGCATCGAACTGTGGGCTAATTAAGCCACCTGTAAAACCGGCTCCATTCTGTAGCCGAATCCCTGTGCCTGAATAAAGAAATGCCTCTATAGGATTTATATGAGCGTTATGGGTCTTCACTTCTCCAGTAGCTAAAATAATCAAACAATCATCCTCTCGCTCTCTTTTTAAGTATTTATCACGGCCACTTCCAATGGTCACTCCTCCTTCAACCACTACCAATGCCTGACCAGAGTACGTCCCGGCAAACTCTACATTTCCTTTTATATAGTAAATACCATTTTTGAATTTTAAGTCAGCAGGAAGGTGAGTAAAATCGGTATTTACTCTGTACCAATTTAGCCTCTCAGGATTTAACAATTCTGGAGGAGAAGGCGGCATTTTTGAAAGAAGTTCCTGTGTGGGAAGAACCACCACTTGGTAATTGACCGTTACGCCTTCGTGCAAATTTACCTTGCTAGAACTGTCCACATAAATAGTCAAGTTACTGTTGTTATTTAAGTTGGTTACGTAACTTAACTCAACGCCTCCTAAAGCGTATATCTTCCCACCAATGCTTACTTGATGGCTTCGCGCGCCATCGAGAATAACTTTTCCTTTACAAAAAATTTTCCCATCAAAGACAGAATCCTTAGGTAACGTGAGGTCTTCCTCCGTGATATAGGTATCAATACTAAAGTTAACGCCATGACCCTGAGGAAGCCCCTCAAGCCTGTTTACCCAAAAACCCTTAAAAACTTCTCGGGGAAAGGGATAAATGACCGTCGCTTCCACAACCAATGTGCGACTGCTTTGCTGGGTCCTTCCCACGGATTTTATTTTCAAGTAGACTTCTTTTCCAGCAGCATCTTCACCAGTCTTAATCACCCTCACTTGCTCGATGATTCCGTTTTCATCGTATGGAATGTTTTCCGGCAGAAAAAGTTCATCGCTGGTGTTGGTAAAATCGCTCCTTAATGGCAGGCGGGCCACCCACCCGGGGTCGCTCTTGGCCCTTGCCAGCGCCTTCTCCACCCCTGCCTCAGCAATGTAGTACGCTTTCTTCTGGAAAATGTCCAGCGCGGCGTTCCTGCGGGTCGTGGTCCCCAAAGCCAGGGCTGCGCCGCCGACCATGAAAATAAAGGTGGTCATCAAGAGCACAAGAACAAGCGCCTGGCCGCTGCGGTTAGAAAGCACGCGCGCCACCCCCCTGCTACTTACTGGGAAACCCGCAAGTGAACTTCGGTAGTCAAGCTGACTGGGTCGCTCCTCCCCTTTTCGCCGGTCATGCTAATGAACACTATTTTTCTGTCCTCATCGTATTTGAAAACCAGGCTCTTTATGTTGCTGGCCAGTGGCTGCCACCTGCTATCGTTTTTCTCCTCTATCTCTCTACCAACAGCATCAAAGCGAAACCCCCCCGTCCCATCATTAAATTCAATCCAAGGACCGGTGTTCTGTACGTTTGGAGGTCCACTACTACTATACACTTTAATGGTAGTACCCTGCCTTATCCTGGCCACCATCATGCTTGCCGCAAGGCGTAGGTTTTCCTGAACCTCGATCCTGTCGCTCTCCCGGCTGTAATTCTGGTAGCCGTGCAGGTAAAGGGCAGCCACCAGCACGGCCACAAAAGAAAAAATGGTCATGGCCACAACGGCTTCCACCAGGGTGAAGCCCCGCTCACTGCGCATATCCTTCACCGCCTGAGCTTATCTGTAGTCAGGGACACCTCCCGCTGCTGCCCCCGGTCCTGGTAGGTGACGGTGACTTCAAACGTAATCAGATCGCCGGATGCAGCCACCTCTTTCTCAAGCACCCGGTAGGGGCATGTTTCCCGGACCATCCTGTACTCCGAAGTTGCGTCCGGCACATCGTTCCAGGGCGGGTCCACAGTGACCGTGCTGCCGGTAGACGATACAACTCTTCGCCACTGCCCTGTACCCCTGCCGCCAGTGATGGCGATCAAGTAACCTTTGTAGTAGCCATCCTCCTGGCTTAAGCTGCTATCCAAAACAATGGTATTGGAAGTGCCTCCTTGCGCTTTGCCGGAAACGGGCCACGGGAACAGAATATACCGCGTGGTATTGTCCGGCACCTCATCCCAAGGAAGGCTTACGGTGGCCGTGTTGCTGCTACCGCTGTACCCGACGACCTGCCTCACCTGGCCGGCGCCCGTACCGCTGGTGAGGGCAATAGTGTACCACATGTACTTTCCATTTTCACTGCCGGCCGCGGGGTCCAGTAAAATCGTATCAGCAGTACCTCCCCGCGCGGTTCCGATTTGGTTCCAGGGAACGCTTTTCATCTCCTCCAGGATCTCCTGCGCCAGGTTGGCGGAAGCTACCTCGTGGCCGGCCACAGCGGTGAAGACGTTGCCGGTGAGAAAAAGCTGCAGCAAAGAGACGGTCACCAGGCCCAGGAGGAAGATGGCCACGATAACCTCCACCAGGCTCATGCCGCTTTCACTTTTCCGGCTCATCTCTACTCACCGGCCTTTTTAAAAATATATTTTGACTAATTCCACGGTTCCCGGTAAATTCCTGCACAAACCGCGCGGCTATGGCGAGGGTACGGTTGAGCGCACCTCAGGAGGATCGGAACTGCCGTAGCTTCCCGCACCATAGACGTAAAGGCCAGTGTTGCCGACCGGACGGGAGGTCTTGAGGACATAGCCGATAACGCTGCTGGGTGAAGCTGAATCTGTGCGGTAGCCGTAAGTATAGGCCTTCGTGCCGTCCGTGCCCACAAGCTCCAGGGGGAGGCCGGCTTTTTCCAAATCCGCTCCGGAAGGATAGCTGTCGTTGAGGGTGCAGTAGCCGTCCAGGGCAGCCTGCATGTTCACAATTTCCATTTTGGCCCTGGTTATCTTACCCCGGTCAACGTAGCCCCGGTAAAAGCCAAAGCTCGTGCTGGCCAGCACCGCAATAGCTGTAAGCACGGCTATCATTTCTACCACGGTAAAGCCTTCCTGGCGGCAGAAAAACTTATACATCGTTTTCCCTTTGTCACAAAACAATTGCAGGAAAATAAAGGCTGCGCGGCGAATCTTGCAGGCACGTGCTTTTCTAAAAAATTTCCTTCGTATAATGATACTACGGTTGAAAGGGGCTTGTAAATTGGAACTCGTAAAAAACGCACCCCTTTTACATTACCTTTCCGGCAGGCGTGGTACCGCCCGGGTACTTCTACGCGCCGCGCTATGTCATTTTGATGATCGTCTCCCTGGTTGCCCTGATCGTCCTGCTTAAGGATAGAACGCCGGTAAACCAACCGGCTTTTATTCCTTTGTTCTTCTTCATGGTTTTTCTGATGATCTCCTCTTTCCTCGCGCCCGTCCCCATGACGGCCTGGATCGGCAGCCCCTTTCGCTTTACCGGCGCCACCACCTGGTACGCGTGCATCGTTTTATTCATCCTCGCTTCTTCCTGCCGGAAGGCCGAAAAGCTGCTGGGCTATCTCTGCGCCACCGCCGCCGTTGTCTCTTCCCTGGCCGTACTGCAGTACTTTGGGATTAACCTGGTGCCGCACGAGCCGGCCCGCGAAGGCCTGATTGCCTACGGTACCCTGCCCCACCCCAATTTCCTAGGGACCTACACGGTGTTCATCCTGCCCGCCGCCGCAATTTTTTACCTGCGGACGCAAAAGTGGCCATGGCTTTTATGCTCCGCCCTCATTTACGCCGGGCTCCTGGTGAGCCTGTGCCGGGGCTCCTGGATGGCGGGAGCAATAGGAATTGCCCTGGTTGTCTTTTTTGCCCTCAAGGACAAAGAAAAAAGAAGGCCCCTTCTTTTGCTGGGGCTGGCTTTCTTAATTGTCACGCTGGCACTCCTGCCCGCGCGGGACGGCCTTTTGCTGGCCAGGATGCTTTCCGTTCCCGTGGAGGCTGGCAAGGCCCTGCATTTTGAAGATGCGGCGGGATCCCACCGCCTCTTTATCTGGAAAAAACTACTCCGGCTCATTCCCCACTTCTGGGCCTTTGGCGTGGGGCCGGACCACCTGATTTACGGGCGGCTTGCCCTGCCGGACGACTCCATCGTGGACAAGGCCCACAACATCTTTTTAGAAATTGCCGTGACCATGGGCGTGTTCGCCCTGGCGTCCTACTTAGCCTTCTTATGCTTCATCTTGCGCCCGCCCAGGAGTGAGGCGGGTTTCGCGCCTTCCGTGATGGTCAGCGCGAAAATCATGGGCAACTGTTAAGTTATTAGGGCAAGGCAGCACTATCAGCAAGGTCAGGCGGGTCGGAGTTGCCATCTTTACCCTGGCCTATAACTTCTTTATCACCTTTAACCTTATCATAGCCAGTGCTGATGCAGTACTTCGTACCATCAGCATCGGTCCTGTAATCATAGTTTTGTCCCCAGGGGTCTAGTAGCCCAGGCAAATCTACATCGGAGTCATTTCCAATATCAGTATCACTAGTGGTTTCGTCAGATGGAATTACACCTGCATATTTTAGTTCATTTGTGGTATCGGGGTACGACCCCTTTTCCGCAAACCAGCTATCAAGGGCTGATTGCATGGTGCTGATTTGTGCTTTGGCTTTGGTAATTTTTGCATTTTCAATGTACCCACTATAAAACTTGATCCCCGCGCCAATCAACACCGCGATGATGATCAGGACGACCATCATCTCAATCATGGTGAAGCCTTTTTCATTGCGCAGGTAGCGCTTTAAACCGAGCATTATCCTACATC
Coding sequences within it:
- a CDS encoding TldD/PmbA family protein is translated as MVDEQLLKEVLDLALAGGGDFADIFVEHKRATGVGLEGGKIERVHSGIDMGGGIRVINGDSTAYAYTNDLSREGLLEAARIVSHASRGEKKDYHLDLRRVRPLVDFPVVERPDEVKPERKVEAVQAADRAARAVDVEKIKQVMVGYGDVVQKVVIANSAGEYVEDERIRTRLMVQVVAAEGPTIQTGYEAVGGLTGFELLERYRPESVAEIAARRAVEMLKAQPAPTGKMPVVMAGEAGGTMVHEACGHGLEADLVQKKLSVYAGKKGQKVAADIVTVIDDASMAGHYGSYRFDDEGVPARKVTLIEKGELTDYMYDRLTASREGKASNGHGRRESYQHKPIPRMGNTYIAPGRMDPEKIIRETKNGLLVKKMGGGQVNTTTGDFVFDVAEGYLIQDGEVGPMVRGATLTGNGPEVLRIVEMIGRDLGFTIGTCGKDGQGVPVSDAQPTMAIKELIVGGTSHSRADGRIRRL
- a CDS encoding type IV pilin protein, with product MYKFFCRQEGFTVVEMIAVLTAIAVLASTSFGFYRGYVDRGKITRAKMEIVNMQAALDGYCTLNDSYPSGADLEKAGLPLELVGTDGTKAYTYGYRTDSASPSSVIGYVLKTSRPVGNTGLYVYGAGSYGSSDPPEVRSTVPSP
- a CDS encoding O-antigen ligase family protein, whose translation is MIVSLVALIVLLKDRTPVNQPAFIPLFFFMVFLMISSFLAPVPMTAWIGSPFRFTGATTWYACIVLFILASSCRKAEKLLGYLCATAAVVSSLAVLQYFGINLVPHEPAREGLIAYGTLPHPNFLGTYTVFILPAAAIFYLRTQKWPWLLCSALIYAGLLVSLCRGSWMAGAIGIALVVFFALKDKEKRRPLLLLGLAFLIVTLALLPARDGLLLARMLSVPVEAGKALHFEDAAGSHRLFIWKKLLRLIPHFWAFGVGPDHLIYGRLALPDDSIVDKAHNIFLEIAVTMGVFALASYLAFLCFILRPPRSEAGFAPSVMVSAKIMGNC
- the pilM gene encoding pilus assembly protein PilM; this translates as MILKNFLPRKTHFMGIDVGTHEVKVAEVKVIDGEPEVVALRRCPSPQGVWSKEFDEEKLVEALKEIANPRLKEVITCIGGENVIGRIVRLPPMEEKELEKAVRFEVERFVPTPVDQLIIRSVWLEEEENESRKTPRIRIFIPRTREVREIEGVTGEGRSLLILAVPAAVVYQYHSIFSRAGLLVTAVDLQAFALWRLFGRGAPGTVAIADIGAKNSHLVVVREGIVRFLRLLPVGGNAVTAFLANTYGVEFAEAEKMKLEAAASREEESSGLPGLLQASDLFHGGIMEIARELKRSLEFYSAQEKVQVERVILSGGAVKLKELPGHLQESLGIPVEVGLPDIRLPDEGPYDPAYAVAIGLALREVV
- a CDS encoding PilN domain-containing protein, translating into MYRVNLLPPKLQRESTIDVRRLLILAGATTLIGGFLGACVFFPLNFLLMKNELAFTRQQIADLESVVARVEAMKKERQDLEGAIKEYSATLKERKTWSEIISRLGSITPVDLWLTGLEISNQQSQEGKNEGEAAASKSAGSQPSKDREGGGPPAKPNVMVFKGVSRTLSSVGVFEHNLYQLGYFERVELKKISAGKDGFAFEVTGYLKEEKGR
- a CDS encoding competence type IV pilus major pilin ComGC translates to MLGLKRYLRNEKGFTMIEMMVVLIIIAVLIGAGIKFYSGYIENAKITKAKAQISTMQSALDSWFAEKGSYPDTTNELKYAGVIPSDETTSDTDIGNDSDVDLPGLLDPWGQNYDYRTDADGTKYCISTGYDKVKGDKEVIGQGKDGNSDPPDLADSAALP
- a CDS encoding type IV pilus modification PilV family protein, with product MSRKSESGMSLVEVIVAIFLLGLVTVSLLQLFLTGNVFTAVAGHEVASANLAQEILEEMKSVPWNQIGTARGGTADTILLDPAAGSENGKYMWYTIALTSGTGAGQVRQVVGYSGSSNTATVSLPWDEVPDNTTRYILFPWPVSGKAQGGTSNTIVLDSSLSQEDGYYKGYLIAITGGRGTGQWRRVVSSTGSTVTVDPPWNDVPDATSEYRMVRETCPYRVLEKEVAASGDLITFEVTVTYQDRGQQREVSLTTDKLRR
- a CDS encoding PilW family protein; protein product: MRSERGFTLVEAVVAMTIFSFVAVLVAALYLHGYQNYSRESDRIEVQENLRLAASMMVARIRQGTTIKVYSSSGPPNVQNTGPWIEFNDGTGGFRFDAVGREIEEKNDSRWQPLASNIKSLVFKYDEDRKIVFISMTGEKGRSDPVSLTTEVHLRVSQ
- a CDS encoding Uma2 family endonuclease, with amino-acid sequence MSDVREAASRYQTTKPLPAGRITFEEFLAWCDEDTRAEWVDGEVIILTPAASKHQKIIMLLSSLLREFALLKNLGEILTAPFLVRLPGTLRRGREPDILFVSNEKLPFLKETYMDGAPDLIVEVTSPESLVRDREEKYVEYEASGVREYWLIDPDRQQAEFFRLGENGRYRTIWPDQNGIYHSEVLPGFWLKVDWLWQDPLPSAIACFKEMGLI
- a CDS encoding type 4a pilus biogenesis protein PilO, which gives rise to MAFFGEKMSRRERVLLIILLALGLGFCLYQFILVPQAKAYMKTRQELKSAQEKLASYRAVAAALKDESEKLERTRGEANILGKQFATELRKGGDIVLLGLEAAARNVDVTGVEPGGIREQKFTLELPVTISVEGNFRDVLGFCKSLEQGALCNLVEIRGIKMEGTPTPGRIKAVLSVVIYADKSPRGRLQLEEMEKWLTGRYNIFAPAGGVAPIPELAGQLKGLPAPPGTSGAPESPGTGDASGFTGESLFAGKTMGVAEEVYYFNK
- a CDS encoding pilus assembly PilX N-terminal domain-containing protein yields the protein MARVLSNRSGQALVLVLLMTTFIFMVGGAALALGTTTRRNAALDIFQKKAYYIAEAGVEKALARAKSDPGWVARLPLRSDFTNTSDELFLPENIPYDENGIIEQVRVIKTGEDAAGKEVYLKIKSVGRTQQSSRTLVVEATVIYPFPREVFKGFWVNRLEGLPQGHGVNFSIDTYITEEDLTLPKDSVFDGKIFCKGKVILDGARSHQVSIGGKIYALGGVELSYVTNLNNNSNLTIYVDSSSKVNLHEGVTVNYQVVVLPTQELLSKMPPSPPELLNPERLNWYRVNTDFTHLPADLKFKNGIYYIKGNVEFAGTYSGQALVVVEGGVTIGSGRDKYLKREREDDCLIILATGEVKTHNAHINPIEAFLYSGTGIRLQNGAGFTGGLISPQFDANGNTISVTQDESILRAYEQSLTWSTSEVKITKWVG